DNA sequence from the Janibacter sp. CX7 genome:
GCACGGGCTCGCCGTCGAGCGTGGCGACGGTCGTGCAGGGCCGCGACTGCGGGCCCCGGTCGATCGTGGCCCCGGTGTCGATCGTCGTGAAGCGCGGCGGCCGCTCGCCGTCGGAGTCGTCGGACTCGTCGATGCGCAGCCGCACGGTGCGCCCGCTCGTGCCGGCGGGCAGCTCGATCGTCGAGGTGCCGCGGCCGAGCTCTCCCTCGGCGACCTCTTCGCCGTCGACGAGCACGGTGGCCCGCGTCGCCCAGGCGGTGTCGCCCTCGTCTCCGGGCCCGCGCTCCTGGGTGACCGTGACCTGCGGGATCTCCCGGCGAGGGCCGGTCATCTGCCACCACGACTCGGTCATCTCGCCGCCCGGCACCCACGCGGTCCGGTCCGAGTCGTCGGCGGCCTGGGAGGCGCGGTTGGCCAGGGAGTCGAAGTAGGTGTAGCTCGAGCGCGCGCGATAGGTCGTGTCCAGACCCGAGAGCTCGTCGGCGAGCTCCTCGCGGTTGCCCTCGACCCGCACCCGTCCGCTCGTGGCGAAGGTGCGGTCGTCGGGCAGCGTGAAGTCGCGGCGCAGCCCCTGCTCGGCGTCGTCGGCCGTGTCGTCGGTGTTGGTGACCCGGGTGAGGAAGACGTCGAGGGGCGTCTGCGCGAAGGTCGAGCGTTCCGTCGACGACAGCTCGCCGTAGAGGTCGGTCAGGGTGCTCGGCAGCCGGGTCGTGCGCGTGGCGACGAGGTCCGGGTCGCCGAGGTCGATCTCCGAGACACCGACGAGGCTAAACCCCTCGCCGCGCAGGTCGCCGACGGTCAGCGTGATCGTGTCGGTGTGGGCACCCTCGAGGTCGACCTTCGCCACGCCGTCCTCGTCGACCTTCGCCGTCGTGCGGGTGTCGCCGGCGCGCACGTCGAGGTCGGCGATGCGCACGTCGCCGAGCGCGGTCGTGTCGACGGTCATCGTGTCCAGGGTGCGTGCCCGCGGGAGCTTCAGCGTCAGGGTCGTGCCGGGTGCGCGTCGGAAGTCACCGAAGAGCCACGAGGTCGACGGGTCTCCGTCGATGGCATTCTCGGCGACCCCGTGGGGCAGGTCGAAGAAGGCACCACCGGTCGAGGAGGCCTTGACCCGCACCCCCTCGCGCACGAGGGTGCTCTGGTCGTCGGCATTGCCGAGGGCCCGGGTGACGCCGGGGTCCTCGTCGGCCGCGAGCACGGCACCCTGGCCGGAGCGCAGCCGGTTGGTGATCGCCGAGCGGCGCTGGTTGGTGTCGGTGAGGACCATGCGGGAGTCAGCGGCGATGAGCCGTCGCAGCTGGTCGGGGGTGACGTCCTGCGCGTAGCGGATCGCCGGCGACTCCTCGAGCAGGCCGGCCCGGTCCATCGCCGGGACCGACCAACCGTCGCCCGCGACGACGAGGGTTCCGCTCGCGGGGGTCGCCCGCACGGCGGCGCGCGAGTCACGCACGCCGTAGAGCTGCAGCGGCGAGAGCACCGCCTCCTCCTGCGACTGCGGCGGCACCGAGCGGGTGAACATGTTGTGCCCCGGCTCGCCGTAGTTGCCGAGGCCACGCAGCCCGGGGTCACCGGCGAGCGCACGCGCGGTCTCGGCCGGGCGGGCGCCGCCGTCGCCCTCCCACTCGACGTCGTGCCGCAGCAGGACCTGGTCGGCCCCCAGGTAGCGGGCGAAGGGAGAGACGTCACGGCTGCCGGAGACTCCGGACTGCAACGTGTCGTCGAGGGCGGCGAGGAAGTTGCCGCCACTGGCCGAGGTGTTGGGCAGCGTCTCGGGGATCACCGCGTCTCGCGTGAAGAGCGAGTTGGGCAGGTCGTCCGGTCGCTCGAGGCTCCACCGGTAGCTCGATCGCGTCTGGCCCGGCAGGAGGAGCACGCGCTTGTCCGGGTCCCCCTTGTCGACCTCCTTGGCAGCCTGCCGCCAGTAGTCAGGGACGTCGAGGGGCGAGACGTAGAGGTTGCCGGTGACGGCCGGGGCGACGAGGGCGACGACCACGGCGGCGCCCGCAGCGCCGACGACGGGTGCGGCGATGCGGCCGCGCAGCAGCCGCGGCAGGGCGTGCACCAGCGCCCAGCCGATGACGAGGGCGAAGGCGAGGGCGAGCCCCGCGCCGATCTTGTTGGTCGTGCGGAAGGCGACGAGCGGGCCGACGTGCTCCAGCACCAGACGCAGCAGCCAGGAGAAGGGCGACCCGCCGTTGCCCCCGGGGTACAGGCCGACCATGATCACGGCGGCGATGCCCGCCCCGGCGGCCGCCAGCCGGGCGAGCCTGGCCGGCACCACCCGCAGCGAGAGCATGGCGGCAGCCGGCCACAGCATCGTCAGCAGGATGATGACGCCGCTCGTGAAGTAGACGGCGTACTGGGGCAGCCAGGGCCCGGCGTCGGAAGAGCCGTAGTAGGACCAGAGCCCGAGGCCGCGCAGCACCTCGACGAAGGAGCTCGTCCGGGCGATGCCGTCGAGGGACTCGGAGCTCTCGGCGATCTGCCCACCGGTGCCGCTCGCGGCAGCGCCCGGGATGAGCCAGTAGAGCGAGACGACGACGACGAAGAGCGCGCACTTGGCCAGGGCGGTGACGATCTCGCGCATCGTCAGGCCGCGCTCGGCCCGCACGAAGAAGATGAGCGGCACGATGAGCAGCAGCTGGAAGACGGGCACGACGCCGACGTTCATCCCGCTCATGCCGAAGAAGACCAGCCCGACCGCTGCCGGCCAGGCCCAGCCCGAGGGCTCGCGCAGGGACCGGGTGACGGCGACGAGCAGCCAGGGCAGCAGCGCCATCGGCAGGGCGATCGCCAGGGTGCCACCGGCGGCCACCGCGTAGGGGTTGGCGATGTACGCGGCACCGGCGACGAGACCGGCCCAGACTCCGGCGCGGGGCACGAGGGTGCGCAGCAGCCGGTTGGCACCCCAGGCGGCCAGCGCCCAGAGGATCAGGTGGTAGACCTTGAAGGCCATCTCGGCGTCGAGGCCGATCGCGCGCAGCAGCGCGGTGACGACGAGCACCGGGACGAGGCCGACGTTGAAGTTGGGCGAGCCCAGGTAGGGCGAGGAGGTCCACGCGGACAGGTAGCGCGGCAGCATCTCCCCCGGCGCGAGGTAGACCTCGGGCTTGATGTCGGTCTGGAAGACGCCCCAGCTGTTGGCGAAGACGACGACGCCGAGGAGCACGAGGAGCAGCAGCGCGACGGCGCGTGAGGTGCCGAAGCGGGCCAGCCAGGAGGCCGATCGCGGGCTTCGCGAGGGGCGCCTGCGGGTCGAGCGGGCACGAGGGAACCGGAACCGGCTGCGCACCGGGACGCCTCCTCTCGTCGTCGTCAGGATGACGCACCTGCAGCACGCCGGACCCGGCCGATCCTAACCGACGGACACCCACGCGCTACCGGGGCGTAACATCGTGGCGGTCACATCCGACCCCTTCGTCCACGACCGTCAGGAGCACCATGCCCACGCGTGCTCGACGTGTCCTGCCCTTCGCCGGGCTGACGCTCGGGGTGGCCATGGGGCTGGCCAATGTCATGAGCTACGTCTTCGTGGCGCTCGTCTCCTCGACGCTCGGGCCGGCCGACTTCGGTGGCTTCTCCGCGCTCAACACCTACGGCGTGCTGCTCGCGATGCCGGCTGGTGCCTTCCAGGTCGTCGTCGCCCGACGCCAGACCACGACCGACCGTGAGATCGGCTCGCAGGTGACCGGACTCCTCCCGGCGCTGGCCGTCGGCTGCACCCTCGCTGCCGCCACGATCGCCGTCTCGCCCCTCATCCGCGACGGGCTGCGGCTCGACAGCGCGTGGTCGGTCGTGTGGATGGCGCTCATGCTGCCCCCGATGACCGTCACCGGCGCGCTGCAGGGAGTGCTCCTCGGACGCGAGTCCTACGGGCGGCTCTCGACGGTCTACCTCGTCACCGCCGGGACCCGGGTGGTCGCCGCCCTCGCCGCCACCGGGCTCGACTTCACGGTGGTCGAGGTCTTCGCGTCGATCTTCACCGCGTCGCTCGTGACCCTCGTCGTGGCCCTGGTCCTCACCCGTGCCGACCTGACGACCGGCCGGGCCGCACCGCGCCCGCTCGTGCTCCTCGCCGACCTCGTCCGCAGCAACATCGCCCTCGCCGGCCTCATGGCCCTGTCCAGCCTCGACGTCGTCCTGGCCCGCTCCGTCCTCGGCGACCACGACAGCGGCGCCTACGCGCTGGCCGCGCTCTTCGGCAAGGTCGTCTTCTGGGGCACCCAGTTCGTCGCGCTCGCCGTCGTGCCGTCGGTGGCGGGGGCGGACGAAGGGGGGCACGTGCGGGCCACCCTGCACCGCTCCGCCGCAGGAGTGCTCGCCATCGGCCTCGTCGTGGCACTTGGCTGCGCCGTCCTGCCGGGGCCGCTCGTCGCGATCACCGGAGGCAACGCCTTCGTCGACGCGGAGCCGCTGCTCGTGTGGTTCGCCCTCATCGGGACGTTGTGGGCGGTCATCCAGGTCTGGCTCTTCGCCGGGATGAGCCGCGACGACCACGTCATGACCCTCGTCGTGTGGGTGGCCGCGGGCGTGCAGAGCGCCCTCGTGCTGCTGTGGCTGCACGACTCCCCCGCCCAGGTGCTGACGGCCGTCGGCGGCACGGCAGCGGTCGTCGCCCTCGTCGGGCTGCTGCGCGTGCCGGGCGACGAGGTGACGCCGGGCCCCGGGTCGGCCGAGACGAGCGAGGCGCTCGGCCTGACCCGGGAGTGAGCGCCGTCAGTCGATGGAGCTGGCCTTCTTCGACGGGTAGAGCTTCTTGGCGAGCGGGATGAGCTCGGGGAAGCGGTGGATCGCCTTCCACGCGGCCTTCTGCCCCGGCCCGAGCGACGCGAGGTAGGCCAGCCGACGCCAACGCACGTCCCACGGCTCCTGCGCACCGCGGGCGGTGGCCTCGTCGCGGCGAAAGCTCAGTGCGTGCAGGCCGTTGGCCCAGCGCGGGTCGTTGTTGGACGCAGCATCCCAGCGGCGTTCGATGCGCCACTGCGGGTGCGCCGCGACGAAGGCGTCGTGGGCGTCGGTCACCATCGGGTAGGTCGCATCGTCGACGAGGACGACCGCCTCGTCCGCGAGCCAGGGCTCGATGATGCCGAGGGCCAGGTAGTGCGACAGGCCGGTGTGCTCGCCGTCGTAGAAGTAGACGCCGACCGGACGGTCGATCACCCCGGGGCGGTGCAGCAGGGAGAAGCAGTTGCCCTCGAGCAGGCGCACGTCGACGTCGCGGGCGTGCGTCGCGAGGTTGCGGTCGAGCTCCTCGCGGGCCTCCTGCCCCTGCATGCCGAACTCGAGGTAGTTCTCCACCACGTAGAAGGTCTTGCCGGAGATGCCCTGCACGGCGGCGGACATCGAGCGGCCCTTGTAGCTGCCGACCTCGAGGTAGCACTCGTCCTCGGGCAGCGCCCGGGCCGCGGCGTTGAGCACCGCCAGCTCGTTGACGGCGGTGTAGCCGTTGACCGTCTCGGCGATGTGCGCGAAGACCGGGTCGACGGGGTCGCTGGTCTGCGGGTCACCGTCGAAGGAGCGCTCGACCTCGGTGAGGAAGTCCTCGACCCGCATCAGCGCCAGCCGTCCGAGGACCAGTCGTCGTCCCGGCGCCGGCTGCGCGAGTCCAGGTCGAGATCGTCGTCACGCCGGCTGCGGCGCACGTCCTCGCGTCGCGAGGAGCGGGTCTCGTCGAGATCGAGGTCGCGCTCGGCACGCGTGTCGGTGGTGTCCCGGTCCTCGTCGGGCTCCCGACGCTCCCGGCGGGCACCGCGCAGCTCGCCCTCACCCCGACGACGGTCCCCGTCGTCGGAACGCAGGTCGATGTCGTCACCACGGCGGCGGCGCGGACGCTCGTCGTCCCACTCGTCCTCGTCGTCCCGACGCTGACCACGAAGGAGCCACCCCGCACCCAGGCCCACGAGGGCCACGCCGGAGAGGCCCGAGTAGATCGCCTTGTTGCGGGCAGCCTTCTCCGGCTGGGCGCAGACGTTGTCGGCGTCGGTGTTGGGCGAGCTGGG
Encoded proteins:
- a CDS encoding lipopolysaccharide biosynthesis protein, producing MPTRARRVLPFAGLTLGVAMGLANVMSYVFVALVSSTLGPADFGGFSALNTYGVLLAMPAGAFQVVVARRQTTTDREIGSQVTGLLPALAVGCTLAAATIAVSPLIRDGLRLDSAWSVVWMALMLPPMTVTGALQGVLLGRESYGRLSTVYLVTAGTRVVAALAATGLDFTVVEVFASIFTASLVTLVVALVLTRADLTTGRAAPRPLVLLADLVRSNIALAGLMALSSLDVVLARSVLGDHDSGAYALAALFGKVVFWGTQFVALAVVPSVAGADEGGHVRATLHRSAAGVLAIGLVVALGCAVLPGPLVAITGGNAFVDAEPLLVWFALIGTLWAVIQVWLFAGMSRDDHVMTLVVWVAAGVQSALVLLWLHDSPAQVLTAVGGTAAVVALVGLLRVPGDEVTPGPGSAETSEALGLTRE
- a CDS encoding alpha-(1->3)-arabinofuranosyltransferase family protein, producing MRSRFRFPRARSTRRRPSRSPRSASWLARFGTSRAVALLLLVLLGVVVFANSWGVFQTDIKPEVYLAPGEMLPRYLSAWTSSPYLGSPNFNVGLVPVLVVTALLRAIGLDAEMAFKVYHLILWALAAWGANRLLRTLVPRAGVWAGLVAGAAYIANPYAVAAGGTLAIALPMALLPWLLVAVTRSLREPSGWAWPAAVGLVFFGMSGMNVGVVPVFQLLLIVPLIFFVRAERGLTMREIVTALAKCALFVVVVSLYWLIPGAAASGTGGQIAESSESLDGIARTSSFVEVLRGLGLWSYYGSSDAGPWLPQYAVYFTSGVIILLTMLWPAAAMLSLRVVPARLARLAAAGAGIAAVIMVGLYPGGNGGSPFSWLLRLVLEHVGPLVAFRTTNKIGAGLALAFALVIGWALVHALPRLLRGRIAAPVVGAAGAAVVVALVAPAVTGNLYVSPLDVPDYWRQAAKEVDKGDPDKRVLLLPGQTRSSYRWSLERPDDLPNSLFTRDAVIPETLPNTSASGGNFLAALDDTLQSGVSGSRDVSPFARYLGADQVLLRHDVEWEGDGGARPAETARALAGDPGLRGLGNYGEPGHNMFTRSVPPQSQEEAVLSPLQLYGVRDSRAAVRATPASGTLVVAGDGWSVPAMDRAGLLEESPAIRYAQDVTPDQLRRLIAADSRMVLTDTNQRRSAITNRLRSGQGAVLAADEDPGVTRALGNADDQSTLVREGVRVKASSTGGAFFDLPHGVAENAIDGDPSTSWLFGDFRRAPGTTLTLKLPRARTLDTMTVDTTALGDVRIADLDVRAGDTRTTAKVDEDGVAKVDLEGAHTDTITLTVGDLRGEGFSLVGVSEIDLGDPDLVATRTTRLPSTLTDLYGELSSTERSTFAQTPLDVFLTRVTNTDDTADDAEQGLRRDFTLPDDRTFATSGRVRVEGNREELADELSGLDTTYRARSSYTYFDSLANRASQAADDSDRTAWVPGGEMTESWWQMTGPRREIPQVTVTQERGPGDEGDTAWATRATVLVDGEEVAEGELGRGTSTIELPAGTSGRTVRLRIDESDDSDGERPPRFTTIDTGATIDRGPQSRPCTTVATLDGEPVRMRPEDPELINGPSGPATSWVGCGNLDVPWGEHRVRPVDGVQVDGLSLEDRQRDAAEAVPAPVVEVHRSAVSSSMTVDVGPSTGPYFLSIGQGQDPRWKATLADGTDLGAPVVVDGYAAGWYVDSREAQQITVRYGPQTRADIGLVLSGLGLLAALVIFFLPLARRRIGEVRAGREDEWETPAAQVDSDARPADAPQATRTATTDPDDEWADELDLVVAPTRTATAALPPSSTAVDEGEAPAPRAGLPFRGLGTALAERTGRRRLGLEASVVLVAGVFAGLGGALAAVLALVLVRRWGPRPGRLIALGAGLLVLAALAFVAQLAWVDGTLGSVSADSVRSALVPHHIAGAGLVLAIIGTYLRPDPPEEIDP
- a CDS encoding class I SAM-dependent methyltransferase; translation: MRVEDFLTEVERSFDGDPQTSDPVDPVFAHIAETVNGYTAVNELAVLNAAARALPEDECYLEVGSYKGRSMSAAVQGISGKTFYVVENYLEFGMQGQEAREELDRNLATHARDVDVRLLEGNCFSLLHRPGVIDRPVGVYFYDGEHTGLSHYLALGIIEPWLADEAVVLVDDATYPMVTDAHDAFVAAHPQWRIERRWDAASNNDPRWANGLHALSFRRDEATARGAQEPWDVRWRRLAYLASLGPGQKAAWKAIHRFPELIPLAKKLYPSKKASSID